The sequence GCCATGGACCGATCCGCTACAGCTTGATGTCGAAGACCAGTCCGAGAAAAGGCGCCGGATCGTAGTCCGACTGAGCGATCAGGTCACCTTTCTCGTCCTCCAGCCTGAGCGAGCCCCCGAATGTCATGCCGCCGAGGGCGCTTATTCGCAACCTGTGGATAGCGTTGTAGCTGGCGCTGAGGTACACCGGGAATCCCTTTTCCTCACCGACGCCGTCGGGTGACGGTCCGTTGTCGTTCAGGCGGAATCGAAAGGAATCGTAGCGCGCGCCGACTGCGAGCGACCAGGCTTGCGAAGGGTCCCACCCCAGTTCAAGGCCGGGGCCGCGGGTCGCGGCAAGTCCGCGTCCGGTGCGCAGTGTCAGGGATGATGTGATCTTCCAGTCGACCAGAAGGATCGGAAAGGCGCTGATGCCTTCCTCGATGTCGGTCAGCAAACCAAGTCCCGGGCCGATGCTAAGCGTCTCCGATATCTTGTAAGAGGCGCCGCCGAGGATCCCGCCGGACAATCCCTCGCCGAGGTTGGCGCCGCTCTCTGCGGTGGCCCGCAGGGTAGGCAGTGCAAAAAGCGCCCATTTTTCCCCGACAGGCCAGCGGATGGGCGCGCTCAATCGCAGCGTGTTGACGTTGCTCCAGGGGTCGAGCCCACTGAATCCGCTGTCGCCGGCAAACGTGTAGTTGTCGTATCCGTAACCGATGGACAACCCGGCAAAGCGCCCGGGACCCATGAGCCGGTTGGCTCCCGCCTGGATGTAGAAACGGTCCGCCGAGTATGCGCCCCCCTCGTCGAGGTCGCTGTCGAACTGATGCACGGCACCCCCGCGGATGGAGTAGGCCCAGGGAGACATTGACTCACCGTCCGCGCTTCCAGCCGGAGGTCTCTGCGCCTCGATCGCATTTGAAGCCAGGCCCAGTATTCCAGCGGCGAAAAGGCGTGTGCCCCTTCGATATAAAGTTCTTCCCTTCATGCCATGAGTGCCGATTGCTACACCTGTCAGTGTATGAGTGGTCGAATTGGACTGGACCGATAATCTATACATAAAAATTGTACAAGTCAAAAAAATATGTACAATGTGGCGTATGGTCGATGCAGCGCAATCTGAAATCGAATTCTTTCCAATCCGCGTGTTGTCCGAGCGGACCGGCGTCGGCGCGTCGACACTGCGCGCCTGGGAGCGACGCTACGGGTTGCTGAAACCGCGCCGCACGCCGAAGGGGCATCGTCTTTACACTCAAGAGGACGTCCGCCTCGTCGAAGCGGTGCTTGAACTGCTCGGGGACGGTCACGCCATCAGCGATGTAGCCAGGCGAGTGGGGCGCGAGCGGCTGAGTGGAGCCACGGAACGGCATGACATCGGACCCTCACTTCCGGATGGGCGAGGCGGACAGTGGCGTGTATATCTCACCGACTTGCTCAGGGCTGTCGAGGCGTTCAGTCCGCGCCGCCTGGATGCGATTTACAACGAGGCTTCCTCGCTGTACCCGCTCGATCTGGTCTCTCGAAACCTGATCGAACCCGCGCTTGAAGTGCTTGGGGAGCGTTGGAATGCCCGTACCACCGGCATCGCGGAGGAGCACTTCTTCAGCGCCTGGTTGCGCAACAAGCTCGGGGCAAGACTGCACCACGCGTCGGCTCGGACGCGGGGCCCCCGGCTGGTCGTCGCGTGCGTTCCGGGTCACCGCCATGAGATGGGTGTGCTTCTGTTCATGCTCGCGGCGCTCGGGCGGGGTTTCCGCGTGATCTATCTGGGTATCGACATGCCGCTGGAATCGCTGCCCGAGGTGGTCGAAAGGTGCGGCGCGAGCGGCGTGGTCCTGGCGGGGGGGCGGGAACCGGACCGGGAAGCGACGATTTCCGCGCTGGCGAAGCTGGCGAACCGTCTGTCGTGCCCGCTTTTCGTCGGTGGCTCGCTTTCGCTCG comes from Gammaproteobacteria bacterium and encodes:
- a CDS encoding MerR family transcriptional regulator; protein product: MWRMVDAAQSEIEFFPIRVLSERTGVGASTLRAWERRYGLLKPRRTPKGHRLYTQEDVRLVEAVLELLGDGHAISDVARRVGRERLSGATERHDIGPSLPDGRGGQWRVYLTDLLRAVEAFSPRRLDAIYNEASSLYPLDLVSRNLIEPALEVLGERWNARTTGIAEEHFFSAWLRNKLGARLHHASARTRGPRLVVACVPGHRHEMGVLLFMLAALGRGFRVIYLGIDMPLESLPEVVERCGASGVVLAGGREPDREATISALAKLANRLSCPLFVGGSLSLDYERALNRDGAIPIGEQFALALHLVETRVPPDRPTGRPASWTTD